Part of the Zhongshania aliphaticivorans genome, TTCAACTACGAGGCATTGCAGTTAGGCGCTGATTCAATTGCAAGTTTTCGGGCCATCTCGGTGTTTGACAATAAGGCAAATGCGGTCACTTTAACATTGCTATCAATGTTTTTTCTGGTTTGTGCTGTTCGCAGTTCTTCTATTGAAAGAGTCAAGCCAAGAACATCAATCTTGTTGTGTTGCTTCGGTCTTATTGGGGCTGCAATAAGCGGTTCTATATTGTCGATATCATTTGATCGGTATCGAGAATTAAACATATTTAGTCTTGCTCCTTCTTATATCAGCCCAGTTCACGCCTTTTTTGTCTCGACCAGTATCGCCAGTGAGTCACCTAAAACGGCAATAGGGTATGAAGAGTTTACGGAAATGAATCGCGGTTTAGCGATCGACCGTAAACTGAAAGATTACAATGTGATTGTTATTGTGCTCGAGTCAATGCGAGCATCTTTAATTGGTCATTATAACGGTGGACGCACAGTTACTCCCAATTTTGATAAATTTGCTCGCGAAAATACAGTTGCAACAACATTTTATGCGAACTCAAATTATACAGTGAAGGGAGAAACCGCAATTTTTTGTGGCATCTTTGATCATAATAGTAAGCCACCTATTTCTAAATACGCTGATGAAATAAAAAACCTCACCTGTCTTCCGCATATTCTTGAAAAGAAAGGGTATAAGTCTATTTACTTTCATGGGAATAGAGCTGAGTTTTATAGTCGTGACAAGTATATGAAGGCGGTTGGCTTTGAAGAATTGCAGTTTTTTGATCAGGCCCGACGAAAATCATTAGATATGTCCGAGATTGGTTGGGGTGTTGCTGATGAGGCTATGTATGATTACATGATGACTAAGTTGCTTAACGAGGCTGAACGGCCTTTTTTTGCTAGTGTGACAACTTTGAGTAGCCACTATCCTTTCGATTGGGAATGGAATATTGAGTTTCCTAACTTGGGTGTGGATGCCCAAGAGAATGCTATGTATTCAAATTACAATAAAGCAGTCTATTACGAAGATTATGCTTTTGGTAAATTTTGGGATGCTTTTAGACAATCTAAGCTTTATAAAAATACTATTGTTGTTGTCACTGCGGATCATGGTATTTGGTCGTTTTCAGATAATAAAGCTCTAAGTTTAGTTGAGCAGAACGAGCAATTTTTTCGTATGCCATTAATGATTTACTCTCCTAACCTGACTTCTCCTCGGCATATAAATCAAGTGAGCTCGCAGATTGATATTCCTCCTACAGTTTTAAGCTTATTAGGTATTAACGAGGAGGAATCGGCGTTTATAGGAAAGGATATATTTGTGGATGTTGAGAAGCCGTGGTCGATTTCAATGAAAAGTGGAGAGCTTTCCGTGCGAGTTAATGACACTATCTGTTCAACAAGTACAGGAGAGTGTGGCGGTGTACATCAAGAATGTACTGCTAGAAATTACGGTGAAATATTATTGCATGAAGTCTCTGATATTCAGCGTTGTATTCGTGTGGAACGTGACCTGCTTAAGGGTGGTGATTATTCCAACGTTGAGGATGGTAGGGAGCTAGTGGGGAAAGGCTTGTCTATTATTCGGCGTCACAACAAGCATGTCTTTGGTGAGGGGGAGTAAGTTTTGTTTAGTGAATATTTGCTAAAGTGTCGTTTTTATATGGCCACACTTCTTCTTTTTGTTGTTGTTTGTTTTCCTGTTCTTGCAACACTGAGCTTTAATTCTGTCGAAGTAAATTTCTTTTTTTCTGTTGTTCAGTTATTTTTTTGCTTGTTCTTAGCGCCTGAGGTATTGCGAGAGTCTTATTCGGCGTATAAACATTCGATAGTTTTTCGTGTTTGTCTTCTGCTAATGATTGTTATGGTTATGGGGTGGTTTTACTTATATATCCCTTTTTATGGAATTTATCGATCATTATTATACTTAATTCAAATACCCTTCTTCTTTTCAGTACTGGCATGGTTTCGTGTTCATGGAAGCAGGGGCTTGCAACAAATTTATTATGNAAAGCTGATAGTAGTGCTGCTAGCAATTTTGTATATGGCTTATATGTATTGGCAGCAAGATATCGAGTTGTGGAGGAAATCCGTGAAAGGGCGCCCTCCCATTTATAGGCACATTCGACACTTTAATTATGATCTTGCTTTATTGATTGGGTTGTCTGCTTGGTTGATTGTAAAGGATAGATTTAAGCCTTCACTTGTCGTTGTTTTGTTTTTTTTATTTGGATTTTTGACATTTTGGTCTGGTGCTCGTGGCCAAATGTTATCACTTGGCGTGTTTTTGGGGTTGTTGATGTTATCGCCTCATAGGGTGTTTTTTTATAAGAAGCTACGTGTTGCTGGTGTCGCTTTCCTTTGTGGAGCCATTGTATTGTTGATGAGTGGCGAAACGCATATGCTCTTATCATCGATGGTGAGGTCGGTTGAGCTAGAGAGTCTTAGAGCAGTAACGTCGAATAGAACAGTTATTTGGCTACAAACATTACCTTATGTAAATGAATCATGGTTGTTTGGATATGGGCCAGAGGCTTTTCTTCGGCTCAAGGTAAGAATGGGAGGGATTGTTCAGCCCCATAATTTTGTAGTTCAATTCTTACTGGAATTTGGTGTTGTAGGTAGCTTTGGGGTGATGATTATGCTGCTATCAAGTTTCCGAATTTATATTACATCTATTCTAACTAAGCGATTGATGGCAGCGGGTTTATTGGGTGCATTTTTAATATCACAGTTTGTTTTTGCTTTGGTCGATGGGATTTTTTATCACATTGTGCCGCTTACAATGTACTTAATAATCGCTGCATATTTGTATCAGTTAACGACTGATTGTGATTGATTGCATGCCGACATTAACTAATATTCCCTGTCACCCGAACGCGTCTACTCGTTGGCGCAACCTTTTCGGTCTTAGTGGCTTCACGGTTTTTGATGCCGGTGTCGATGATGTTTTTCAGCGCGATGATCAAGCCAGTGAAGATGAAGGCGCCGGGTGGGAGTATGGCTACAAGGACGGCGGTGTAGTCGTCTACTAAAACTATCCTCCAGTGTTTGGCCGCTTCACCAAAGAGAAGGTCCATATTGGCGAAGATAGCGCCGGTGCCGATCACTTCTCTGATGGCGCCTAGTAATATTAATATGACCGCGAAGCCGACACCCATGATGAAGCCGTCATACATGGCGGGCAAAACTTTGTTTTTACAGGCGAAAGCGTCAGCACGACCAAGAATAACGCAGTTGGTGGTAATCAGTGGCAGAAAAATGCCGAGGATTTGGAATAATTCGTAGGCGAATGCCTGCATAAGAAGCTCTATGCAGGTTACTGCGGCGGCTATGATCATAACAAAGGCTGGCAGCCGTATTGCGTCTGAGGCGAAGCTTCGGATCATGGATACCGCGGTGTTAGACACTGTCAGTACTAGCATGGTGGCTATGCCCATGCCGATGGCATTGATGACCGAGCCGGTAACGGCCAGCAAGGGACAAAGTCCTAATAGTTGGACAATGGCCGGGTTGTTTTTCCATAACCCGTTTAGTGATATGTCGCGGTAGCTGATGTCACTCATTGCTGGCTTCTCGCTGCTGTGGTTTTACTTTTAGCGCTGATTACTAGGTAATTAGCGTCATAGTATTGTAGAGCTTTATGGACGGCTTGTGTGACAGCTCTTGGGGTTATGGTCGCGCCGGTAAATTGGTCAAATATGCCGCGATCTTTTTTTACAGTCCATTTTGGGTCGCTTGGGTTATTTAAGCTTTTACCCACGAAGCCGTCTACCCACTGGCTTTTTTTGTAGTCCACTTGGTCGCCTAAACCTGGGGTTTCTCGGTGAGAAAGTACCCGCACACCAGAAATGGTTCCGTTTTGTCTTATACCCACAATCATGTCGATATCGCCGGTGTAGCCGTCACGGGCTGTGGCGGGGAGAATCGCGCCGACAAATTCACCCTCCATGGTTGCACGGTAGAGTTTTTTAGTTTCGCGCAGCCCTAGCAGGTCGTGATCATCGACGGTAATGGCGTCGTCTAGCATCGCGTTATCATGCTCAGACTTTGGGAATATTTCTAATAAAGCACGTTCTTCAGCGTGTCGAATATTGTCTTGGATCAGGCCGCGTGTTGAGAGATAGGTGCCAGCGATAACACCGGTCGTCACTATGGCGAAAAGACCGAGCAGTAAACCATTTTTGGTGATGGATTGGCCGAGGATATTCATGACTGCCCTCCCTGCCGGTCTTTTAGCTTGTGGCCATAGGTTCTGGGTTGAGTGTAATGATCAATAAAAGGGGCGGCAAAATTCATTAATAAGACTGAAAATGCCACGGCGTCTGGGTAGTTTCCCCAAGCTCGAATGATGTAAACCAATAAGCCAATTACGGCACCGTAAATAATGCGCCCTCGGTTTGAGACCGCAGATGTAACAGGATCGGTCACAATAAAGAAAGCTCCCAGCATTGTGCCGCCACTAAGTAAATGGAACAGCGGAGAGCCGCCGGAGGCTGAGCTGCCACCGTCGTAAAATAGGGCGGACATCAGGGTCAGTGAAGCCAACATGCTTACAGGAGCATGCCAAGTAAAAACACGACGATAGAGTAAGTAGAGGCCGCCCAGTAAAAAACCGATATTTACCCATTCCCAGCCAATCCCAGAGAGCTGACCAAACTGCGGGGACGCTTGCCATAAGTCTTTTATCAGTAAGGCATCATTTTGTTTAAGCACATCGAGGGGCGTAGCCATTGTGATGGCGTCAATGGTGTCGCGGCCAAAGCCAAAACAATAGCGTAAGGCATCGATAGGCCCCAAAAGGTTGCCGGCAAAGCTGCCTTGTGGCGCTAGCCATGTTGTCATTTGGACTGGGAATGAAATCAGCAACATTACGTAGGCCGCCATGGCGGGGTTAAATGGGTTGTAGCCCATACCGCCATAGAGTTGTTTGCAGATTAAAATTGCAAAGCCCGTACCGATCATAATTAGCCAGAACGGAGAGCCGGGTGGTAGGGCGATACCTAATAAAAATGCCGTTACCAGTGCGCTGTAGTCATTAAGGTAAAATGCCAGAGGGCGCTTGCGAAGTTTAAGTGCGATGGCTTCAAAGGTCAGTGCCGTGATACTCGCCCAAAGCACATTAATGATGCTTCCAAAACCGAAAAACCAAGTTAGAGAAAATAGGCCGGGAAGGGTAGCCAATAGCACCAAGCGCATGACCCTTGCGGTGCTCATTGGGCCGTGGGCGTGAGGTGAGCTGACTTTTAAAAATCCCATAGTCTTGTTTCTACTCGTTTGGTCGGGTTTAACTCAGCTGCTGCTGAGCGGTGTCTAATTTTTCTTCGAGCTTTGCTAGTGAATCGGCGAGTATCTCGGCCTTGTCGTCATTGTTTGCGCGCGCGGTATCGAGCTTTTCTTGGGTGCGAGCAATTCGGTTTTCCAAAGATGTAATATTTTGTTTCAGTTTGTCTGTGTCGCTCATTGTTGCCTGAGCGTCGCGTGCGGCTTTGGCGCGCTCAATGGCTGCCTGAACTGGGTCGTTGACCTCTGGGGCGGATTCCTCGGGTGCTGAGCCTTCTGGTGTAAGGGCGGCCAGTTTATCTTGATGATCACGTAATTCCTTTTTAGCCGCATCCAGCTTGGCTTGGGTTTTATCTACCCCTGTGGTGAAGGCGGCAATATTTTCGTCACCTTGTTCTTGCGCCATGCTCAATTTTTGTTGGGCCGAGGCTAAGCGTTTTGTGATGCTGGCAACCGTGTTTTGCAGTCGAGTTGTTTTGTCGGCATCACTTTCTTCCGCACTGTTGCCGGCGCGTTTTGCTAGTGCGCGGGCAATTGCTGCTTGGGCTGGATCAGCGGAATCGGTCGCTATTTCTTGTTTCGGCTTATTTAGGCTGGCTTGGTGTTCTGCCAGTTCTTTTTGAATGTTGGTGAGCTTTTCTTCTGTTTTGCTCACTGCGGTTGCAAAAGCGTCGGCGTTATCACTTTGCTGCTCTTGGGCTAATGTGAGTTTTTCTTTGGCTGCGGCTAAACGTTTCTCTGCGCTGGCTAATAATTTTTGTAAGCGTTCGGTTTTTTGTTCTGGTGTTTCTTCTTCGGCATTGCCGTCTCGTTTTGCTTGGGCGCGTGCGATGGCGGCTTGGGCGGGGTCGACGGTTTGGGCTTTTTTCGCTTTGTTGCGCTCAATGGCTGCTTGTATCACATCTGATTTATTTGCATCCGTAAGCGTATTTGCGGCGGCCGCCGCTTTCGCTTTGGCGGCTTCCATTCGCGCTGTGCGGCGAGCTTCTTTTTCGGCGGCTTCTTGTTCTAGTCTCGCGGTGCGCGCCTCAAAACGTTCTTTTGAGCGTTCAGCTTTGATTTTGTCTTGCTGAGCTTGTCGAATTTCAGCTTTTGAGGCTCGGTAATATTGCACCAAGGGGATGTTGCTAGGGCAGACATAGGAGCAGGCGCCGCATTCAATGCAGTCAAATAGTTGGTGGTCCTCTAATTTCTCATGCTCTTGAGCACGAGAAAACCAGTACATTTGTTGTGGCAGCAAGCTTACCGGGCAAGCTTCAGCGCACATGCCGCAGCGAATACAGGCTTGTGCTGGTGGCGGTGGCGGGAGTTCGGCCACTGTTGGTGCAAGTACACAGTTACTAGTTTTGACAATAGGCACGGCGGTGTCTTGCAGGGTGTAGCCCATCATTGGCCCACCCATGATTAAACGAATGCAGTCGTTTTTCTGGAAGTCGCTTTTATCTAATAAATATTGGACGGGTGTGCCTAGTAACACCTCATAGTTTTGTGGTTGTTGACAGGCATTGCCGGTCACTGTGGTTATTCTTGATATTAATGGCTCACCAAACTGAATAGCGCGGTAAATTGCCGTGGCTGTGCCTATATTTTGACAAACAATACCGACATCTGAGGGGAGGCCGCCAGAGGGTACTTCTTTGCCGGTTAAAATTTGAATAAGCTGCTTTTCGCCGCCTGAGGGATATTTGGTCGGAAACACGACAATATCTATGCCTGTTCCTTCAGCGGCTTTTTTTAGCGCTGTTATGCCCTCAGGTTTGTTGTCTTCAACGCCAATGATAGTTTCTTTATTGGGCTTAATAATGTGACGTAGAATTTGAGCGCCGGCGATAATCTCCGCAGCGCGTTCACGCATCAGAATATCGTCAGCAGTTATATAGGGTTCGCATTCAGTGCCATTGAGGATCAGTGTTTCGATTGGTTTGTCGTCGCGGGTACTGAGTTTTACCGCTGAGGGAAAGCCTGCGCCGCCCATGCCGGCAATGCCAGCTTGTCTAATTCGGTCAACCAATTCTAGCTTGCTTAGCGCGGTGTAATCTTCGATACCTTGATGGTCTGCCCATTCATCCTGGCCGTCAGTGTCGATGATTATACAGTTCGCACTCATTCCTGAGGGGTGTGGAATAACATGGGATGTTATTGCTGCAATAACACCTGATGTTGGTGCATGAACCGGTGCGCTCACAAAACCTTTGGCCTCGGCTAC contains:
- the rsxG gene encoding electron transport complex subunit RsxG; translation: MNILGQSITKNGLLLGLFAIVTTGVIAGTYLSTRGLIQDNIRHAEERALLEIFPKSEHDNAMLDDAITVDDHDLLGLRETKKLYRATMEGEFVGAILPATARDGYTGDIDMIVGIRQNGTISGVRVLSHRETPGLGDQVDYKKSQWVDGFVGKSLNNPSDPKWTVKKDRGIFDQFTGATITPRAVTQAVHKALQYYDANYLVISAKSKTTAARSQQ
- the rsxD gene encoding electron transport complex subunit RsxD; amino-acid sequence: MGFLKVSSPHAHGPMSTARVMRLVLLATLPGLFSLTWFFGFGSIINVLWASITALTFEAIALKLRKRPLAFYLNDYSALVTAFLLGIALPPGSPFWLIMIGTGFAILICKQLYGGMGYNPFNPAMAAYVMLLISFPVQMTTWLAPQGSFAGNLLGPIDALRYCFGFGRDTIDAITMATPLDVLKQNDALLIKDLWQASPQFGQLSGIGWEWVNIGFLLGGLYLLYRRVFTWHAPVSMLASLTLMSALFYDGGSSASGGSPLFHLLSGGTMLGAFFIVTDPVTSAVSNRGRIIYGAVIGLLVYIIRAWGNYPDAVAFSVLLMNFAAPFIDHYTQPRTYGHKLKDRQGGQS
- a CDS encoding electron transport complex subunit E, producing the protein MSDISYRDISLNGLWKNNPAIVQLLGLCPLLAVTGSVINAIGMGIATMLVLTVSNTAVSMIRSFASDAIRLPAFVMIIAAAVTCIELLMQAFAYELFQILGIFLPLITTNCVILGRADAFACKNKVLPAMYDGFIMGVGFAVILILLGAIREVIGTGAIFANMDLLFGEAAKHWRIVLVDDYTAVLVAILPPGAFIFTGLIIALKNIIDTGIKNREATKTEKVAPTSRRVRVTGNIS
- a CDS encoding LTA synthase family protein, which encodes MRRISPIIFLVLMEIVFLGMSYFGKLNPHPSGLLSSFYVLCFVLFSCGFAGYWGRAAFRVVVSLAWFIQFVLTVSNWWYFQYFQSYFNYEALQLGADSIASFRAISVFDNKANAVTLTLLSMFFLVCAVRSSSIERVKPRTSILLCCFGLIGAAISGSILSISFDRYRELNIFSLAPSYISPVHAFFVSTSIASESPKTAIGYEEFTEMNRGLAIDRKLKDYNVIVIVLESMRASLIGHYNGGRTVTPNFDKFARENTVATTFYANSNYTVKGETAIFCGIFDHNSKPPISKYADEIKNLTCLPHILEKKGYKSIYFHGNRAEFYSRDKYMKAVGFEELQFFDQARRKSLDMSEIGWGVADEAMYDYMMTKLLNEAERPFFASVTTLSSHYPFDWEWNIEFPNLGVDAQENAMYSNYNKAVYYEDYAFGKFWDAFRQSKLYKNTIVVVTADHGIWSFSDNKALSLVEQNEQFFRMPLMIYSPNLTSPRHINQVSSQIDIPPTVLSLLGINEEESAFIGKDIFVDVEKPWSISMKSGELSVRVNDTICSTSTGECGGVHQECTARNYGEILLHEVSDIQRCIRVERDLLKGGDYSNVEDGRELVGKGLSIIRRHNKHVFGEGE
- a CDS encoding O-antigen ligase family protein — protein: MATLLLFVVVCFPVLATLSFNSVEVNFFFSVVQLFFCLFLAPEVLRESYSAYKHSIVFRVCLLLMIVMVMGWFYLYIPFYGIYRSLLYLIQIPFFFSVLAWFRVHGSRGLQQIYYXKLIVVLLAILYMAYMYWQQDIELWRKSVKGRPPIYRHIRHFNYDLALLIGLSAWLIVKDRFKPSLVVVLFFLFGFLTFWSGARGQMLSLGVFLGLLMLSPHRVFFYKKLRVAGVAFLCGAIVLLMSGETHMLLSSMVRSVELESLRAVTSNRTVIWLQTLPYVNESWLFGYGPEAFLRLKVRMGGIVQPHNFVVQFLLEFGVVGSFGVMIMLLSSFRIYITSILTKRLMAAGLLGAFLISQFVFALVDGIFYHIVPLTMYLIIAAYLYQLTTDCD
- the rsxC gene encoding electron transport complex subunit RsxC — protein: MRQIWDIHGGIHPAENKTQSLQNPIANAGIPAQLILPLAQHIGAPASPIVKVGDRVLKGQMVAEAKGFVSAPVHAPTSGVIAAITSHVIPHPSGMSANCIIIDTDGQDEWADHQGIEDYTALSKLELVDRIRQAGIAGMGGAGFPSAVKLSTRDDKPIETLILNGTECEPYITADDILMRERAAEIIAGAQILRHIIKPNKETIIGVEDNKPEGITALKKAAEGTGIDIVVFPTKYPSGGEKQLIQILTGKEVPSGGLPSDVGIVCQNIGTATAIYRAIQFGEPLISRITTVTGNACQQPQNYEVLLGTPVQYLLDKSDFQKNDCIRLIMGGPMMGYTLQDTAVPIVKTSNCVLAPTVAELPPPPPAQACIRCGMCAEACPVSLLPQQMYWFSRAQEHEKLEDHQLFDCIECGACSYVCPSNIPLVQYYRASKAEIRQAQQDKIKAERSKERFEARTARLEQEAAEKEARRTARMEAAKAKAAAAANTLTDANKSDVIQAAIERNKAKKAQTVDPAQAAIARAQAKRDGNAEEETPEQKTERLQKLLASAEKRLAAAKEKLTLAQEQQSDNADAFATAVSKTEEKLTNIQKELAEHQASLNKPKQEIATDSADPAQAAIARALAKRAGNSAEESDADKTTRLQNTVASITKRLASAQQKLSMAQEQGDENIAAFTTGVDKTQAKLDAAKKELRDHQDKLAALTPEGSAPEESAPEVNDPVQAAIERAKAARDAQATMSDTDKLKQNITSLENRIARTQEKLDTARANNDDKAEILADSLAKLEEKLDTAQQQLS